The Coregonus clupeaformis isolate EN_2021a chromosome 18, ASM2061545v1, whole genome shotgun sequence genome has a segment encoding these proteins:
- the lpar3 gene encoding lysophosphatidic acid receptor 3 translates to MASQNKCYHDEPMSFFYNNSNQTKADWNSTQLILFQVVGSLFCCFILVSNAMVIAAIITNKRFHYPFYYLLANLAASDFLAGIAYVYLMFNTGTVSRKLTVRGYFIRQGLLDTSLSASLANLLVIALERYISVMNWKVHSNLTKRRVTLLIVLVWAISIFMGTVPSLGWNCICNLQDCSQLAPIFSRSYLIFWSVSNLVVFLVMVSIYLRIYTYVKRKTAVLSPHTSGSINRKRTPIKLIKTVMTVLGAFVICWTPGLVVLLLDGLQCQQCDVMLFKRWLLLLAVLNSVMNPVIYSYKDDEMWTTFKNLLRCVGNGTRRQRSSKANARPLSSAQETGTTPQTSEEKETTKGSDAQGMLKT, encoded by the exons ATGGCCAGCCAGAACAAATGCTACCACGATGAGCCCATGAGCTTCTTCTACAACAACAGCAACCAGACCAAAGCCGACTGGAACTCCACTCAGCTCATTCTGTTCCAAGTTGTAGGCTCCCTCTTCTGCTGCTTTATCCTGGTGTCCAATGCCATGGTCATTGCTGCCATCATCACGAACAAGAGATTCCACTACCCTTTCTACTATCTCCTTGCCAACCTGGCCGCTTCGGACTTCCTCGCTGGAATAGCCTACGTGTACCTCATGTTCAACACTGGGACGGTGTCCAGGAAGCTAACCGTGAGGGGCTATTTCATTCGTCAAGGGCttctggacaccagtctctcaGCCTCTCTGGCGAACTTGCTAGTGATCGCCTTGGAGCGCTACATCTCTGTGATGAACTGGAAGGTCCACAGCAACCTGACCAAGCGGCGGGTGACCCTGCTCATCGTGCTGGTGTGGGCCATCTCTATCTTCATGGGCACCGTGCCCAGCCTGGGTTGGAACTGCATCTGCAACCTTCAGGATTGCTCCCAGCTGGCGCCCATCTTCAGCCGGAGCTACCTGATTTTCTGGTCCGTGTCCAACCTGGTGGTGTTCCTGGTTATGGTGTCCATCTACCTGCGGATTTACACCTACGTCAAGAGGAAAACGGCGGTGCTCAGCCCGCACACCAGCGGCTCCATCAACCGCAAGAGGACACCCATCAAGCTCATCAAGACAGTCATGACTGTGTTAG GGGCGTTTGTGATCTGCTGGACGCCGGGCCTGGTGGTGCTGCTGCTAGATGGCCTCCAGTGCCAGCAGTGCGATGTGATGCTCTTTAAGCGCTGGCTCCTCCTGCTGGCAGTACTCAACTCGGTCATGAACCCTGTCATCTACTCCTACAAGGATGACGAGATGTGGACCACCTTCAAGAACCTGCTTCGCTGCGTGGGCAATGGCACCCGACGCCAGCGCTCGTCCAAGGCCAATGCCCGGCCCCTCAGCTCAGCCCAGGAGACGGGCACCACGCCGCAGACCTCTGAGGAGAAGGAGACCACCAAGGGCTCAGACGCCCAGGGGATGCTCAAGACCTGA